The genomic region ACACTCATATCCTGTACATCATTTTTGAAATGCTCAATCATCGCAACAAATGATTCCAGTTTTGCCTGTCCTCTTCCGATGTTCGGGATCAGATCTACAGCCCGGAGTGCGTCATAGAAACTGCATTCTCTGGATGATGCATATTCCTGCACACGGTTGATACTTGTCAGTCCGATACCGCGTTTTGGAACATTTACAATTCGTCTGACAGCCAGATCGTCTCTTCCGTTATCAATCGTCTTAAGATACGCAAGAAGATCTTTGATCTCACGTCTCGCATAGAAGTTCACGCCGCCGATGACTTTATATGGAATACTGTCACGGACGAAACGTTCCTCGAACATACGGGACTGTGCATTGGTACGATAAAGTACTGCATTATCTTTGTAACTGCAAAGTTCTTTATTGACATGACGTCTGATGTCCCCGGCTACATATTCTGCTTCTTCATAAGCAGAATCGAACTGGCGGAACTGGATCATATTTCCATCTTCGTTCTCTGTCCAGAGAGTTTTTTCTTTTCTTCCATGATTGTTCCGGATCACGGCATTGGCAGCATTCAGGATATTGCCGGTAGAACGGTAATTCTGTTCCAGTTTGATCACCTTGGTATCATCAAATACATGTTCAAAATCCAGGATGTTCTTAATGTTCGCACCGCGGAATTTATAAATGGACTGGTCATCGTCGCCAACCACGCACAGGTTACGGTACTTGGATGCCAGCAGATGGATTAGTTCGAACTGTACTGTATTCGTATCCTGATACTCGTCTACCATGATATAACGGAAACGCTCCTGATAATATTCCAGTACATCTTTCTGCGTCTGGAAAAGCTGCACCGTCTTAAACAACAGATCGTCAAAATCTAACGCATTATTTGAACGGAGCTGTTTTTCATATTCTTCATATACTTCTGCAATTTTTTTCCGGCTGTAATCCCCTTCTGCACGCATTCTGTATTCCTGCGGTGTCACCAGTTCATCCTTTGCTTTGGAAATCTCTGACAGCAGTGCTCTTTCCCGGAACATCTTCGTATCAACCTGCAGAAGCTTGCAGACTTCACGCATCAGTGTCTTCTGATCATCACTGTCGTAAATCGTGAAGTTGGTATCGTATCCAAGCAGATCAATATGGCGTCTTAAGATACGCACACACATGGAATGGAAGGTACTTACCCAGATGCTTTCGGAACCGTAGCCGACTAATTTATCGACACGTTCCCTCATCTCTCCTGCTGCCTTATTCGTAAATGTGATCGCCAGGATATTCCATGGATTCACCTGCTGCTCTTCGATCAGATAAGCAATCCTGTGCGTCAGCACTCTGGTCTTCCCGGATCCCGCACCAGCAAGGATCAGAAGTGGTCCTTCGGTATGGAATACGGCTTCTCTTTGTTGTTCATTTAATGTATCGTATATACTCAATCTTATAGTTTCCTTTCTTTCCGGTTTTCTATTCTTCTTTTTTCTTTCCGGCCTGTTCTGCTTTCGTCATGGATTCATGTTCTCTTTTTACTTCTTTATAAAGAGCCGTTGATGTCCAGTTCTGGTTCTTTGCAGTAACGATTGCCTTTAGCGGAATCTGTACTTTTTCTTTTCTCATCTGGAATAATAACTTATCCAGTGTCTGATTGTCTGCCAGCAGCATGACAATCATCTCTTCTTCAAAATCTGTCATTTCTTCATTTTTTGCATTGTCTGTCCCGGAAGTTTCTTCCACAGATGCTTCTTCCGCCACTTCTTCTTTCAGTCCGGTCAGTACTCCGATTGTTTTAGAATACTCTTCTTTTTCTACATATTTTACACGAAATCCAAGAAAGCTTCCCAACATCCCGATCTTTCTGCCTTTTTTCGTGCCTTTCAGATTATAACATAACATGATTGATCTCATATGCATTCTACCTCTTTTCGAATGTCTGTTTCCATTATAGTGATTTTAGGTGTGTTCTGCAAGGCACATTTTAAATCCTTACGAATACATGACACTACAGAAAACCTGCCCCTGGCAGCTCTTTATGAACGCATGGCGATAAAAAGCTTCCTTCCGGATCATAAGATTTTTCTTATTTTCCCAAAGGAAGCTCTTTTATTTTTCTTTATTTTTTTATGTTCTTATGCGCTGATCGCATTTCCCGTATACAGCTGATAATATCTGCCTTTCTCTTCGATCAGCTCATCATGTGTACCTCGCTCTATGATTCTTCCCTGCTCCAGTACCATAATGCAGTCGGAATTGCGGACCGTTGATAATCGGTGGGCAATGACAAATGTTGTTCTTCCGTGCATCAGCTTATCCATACCATCCTGTACGATCCGTTCTGTTCTGGTGTCGATGGAACTGGTCGCTTCATCGAGGATCAGTACCGGCGGATCGGCGATGGCTGCTCTCGCAATGGCAAGAAGCTGGCGCTGTCCCTGGCTTAAGTTCGCTCCGTCTCCGGTCAGCATCGTATCATAACCATCCGGAAGCCGGCGGATAAAGCTGTCGGCATTGGCAAGCTTTGCTGCTGCCACGATCTCTTCATCGGTCGCATCCAGTTTGCCAAAGCGGATATTGTCACGCACCGTTCCGGTGAATAAATGTGTATCCTGCAGAACGATTCCAAGTGAACGCCTGAGATCTGCTTTCTTGATCTTATTAATATTAATTCCATCATAGCGGATCTTACCGTCCTGAATATCGTAGAAACGGTTGATCAGATTGGTAATCGTCGTCTTACCTGCACCGGTCGAGCCGACGAAAGCAATCTTCTGTCCCGGTTTCGCATACAATTTGATACCATGCAATACAATTTTCTCATCATTATAGCCGAAATCCACGCCATTGAATACAACTTCACCTTTGACTTCCACATAATCCACACTGCCATCATTCTGATGTGTATGTTTCCATGCCCAGCGCTCGGTTCTTTCTTCACACTCTGTGAGCTTTCCGTCTTCTTCTTTCGCATTGACCAGTGTTACATAGCCTTCATCCAGCTCTTCTTTTTCATCCATCAGACGGAAGATACGATCAGCCCCGGCCATTGCCATAACGATTGCATTCATCTGCATACTGATCTGATTGATCGGCATACTGAAGCTCTTATTAAATGTCAGGAAACTCGCCAGTCCTCCAAGCGTAAATCCTCCGACTTTTCCAAGTGCCAGCACACCTCCGACGATCGCACAGATTACATAACTGATATTTCCAATCTGTGCATTGATCGGTCCTAAGAAGTTGGCAAATGTATTCGCTCTGTCTGCGCTGATATATAACTCATCATTCAGTTTCTTGAAATTCTGCATATTCTCTTCTTCATGACAGAACACCTTTACGACCTTCTGCCCGTTCATCATCTCTTCGATGTAACCGTTCACAGTTCCCAGGTCTTTCTGCTGTTTTGCAAAATATGCCCCGCTCTGTCCTGCAGATTTCTTCGAACAGAATACCATGATTCCGACCATGACCATCGTTACGACAGTAAGCGGGATGCTTAAGATCAACATACTGATAAATACACTGACGATCGTAATCCCACTGTTTAAGAGCTGTGGCATACTCTGGCTGATCATCTGTCTCAATGTATCGATATCATTCGTATATACCGACATGATGTCACCATGTGCATGGGTATCAAAGTATTTGATCGGCAGCTTTTCCATATGTGAAAACAGATCATTTCTTAAGTTACGGAGTGTTCCCTGTGTCACATTTACCATCAGACGGTTATAACCGAACGTTGCAAGTACACCCAGCGCATAAAATGCTGCCACTTTGGCGATCGCATGTGCAAGCGGTGTAAAGTTCGGATTATCCGATAATAAAAATGGTGTAATATATTCGTCGATCAGGTTCTTCATGAACATCGTTCCCTGCACATTACAAAGTACGCTGACAACGATCAGTACTACGACACTGATGCAGTGGAATTTATAGTCTTTCAATACATATTTCATAAGGCGGAGGAATAATTCACCCGGATTTTTTACCTGTGATTTCATTCCTCTCGGCTGTCTTCCCGGTCCCGGCATCTTATTCCCCCTCCTTCTCGTCAAAATCGCCACCACTGGTCTGTGATTCATAGACTTCACGGTAGATATCATTCTGTTCCAGTAATTCTTCATGTGTACCGAATCCATTGACCTTACCGTCTTCCATAACGATGATACGGTCCGCATCCTGTACACTGGAGATTCTCTGTGCAATGATCAGTTTCGTCGTATCCGGAATCTCTTCACGGAATGCTCTCCGGATCTTCGCATCCGTTGCGGTATCTACCGCACTGGTACTGTCATCCAGGATCAGTACTTTGGGCTTCTTAAGTAATGCTCTTGCGATACAAAGTCTCTGTTTCTGACCTCCGGATACGTTGCTTCCGCCCTGCTCGATATAGGTCTCATATCCTTTCGGGAAACGGTCGATGAACTCATCCGCACATGCAAGTTCACACGCGTGTCTGCATTCTTCCAGAGTTGCCTCCTTGTCTCCCCAGCGGAGATTATCAAGGATTGTTCCAGAGAACAGCACATTATTCTGTAAGACTACTGATACCTGATTACGAAGCACTTCCATATCATAGTCTTTGACATTTTTGCCACCAACCAGTACTTCGCCTTTCGTCACATCGTAAAGACGGCTGATCAGGTTAACCAGACTCGTCTTGGCACTTCCGGTTCCTCCGATGATTCCGATCGTCTCACCGGAACGGATCTTCAGATCAATATCTTCCAGTACCGGTTCGTCACTGTCCTTTTTATACGCAAAGTCCACATGACGGAATTCAATACTTCCGTCTTCCACTTTCATGAACGGATGTTCCGGATTCTTAAGATCACTCGTCTCATTTAACACTTCGGAGATACGTTTCGCACTTGCCATACTCATTGTGATCATAATGAATACCATGGAAAGCATCATCAGGCTCATCAGGATATTCATACAATATGTAAGAAGACTCATCAGTTCTCCTGTCGTCAGGGAATTACTTGCGATCATCTTTGCTCCGAACCAGCTCACTAACAGGATACACGTGTATACCGCTGTCTGCATCATCGGGGCATTGAATACCAGGTTTGTCTCTGCTTTTACAAAAATGTTATAGATATTCTCACTTGCTCTTCTTAACTTGGATGTCTCCTGTTCCTCTCTTACATATGCCTTTACGACACGGATCGCAGACACATTTTCCTGTACAGACTCATTCAGGTCATCGTACTTTGGAAATGCCTGCTGGAAATATTTTGTCGCATGGCTCATGATCAGGAATAACAATATTCCAAGAATAATAACCGCTACAAGATAGATGCATGCAAGTCTTGCATTGATCGTAAATGCCATGACCATCGCACAGATCATACTTGCCGGTGCTCTGGTGAACATACGCAGAATCATCTGGTATGCATTCTGTATATTGGTTACATCT from Dorea longicatena harbors:
- the pcrA gene encoding DNA helicase PcrA, coding for MSIYDTLNEQQREAVFHTEGPLLILAGAGSGKTRVLTHRIAYLIEEQQVNPWNILAITFTNKAAGEMRERVDKLVGYGSESIWVSTFHSMCVRILRRHIDLLGYDTNFTIYDSDDQKTLMREVCKLLQVDTKMFRERALLSEISKAKDELVTPQEYRMRAEGDYSRKKIAEVYEEYEKQLRSNNALDFDDLLFKTVQLFQTQKDVLEYYQERFRYIMVDEYQDTNTVQFELIHLLASKYRNLCVVGDDDQSIYKFRGANIKNILDFEHVFDDTKVIKLEQNYRSTGNILNAANAVIRNNHGRKEKTLWTENEDGNMIQFRQFDSAYEEAEYVAGDIRRHVNKELCSYKDNAVLYRTNAQSRMFEERFVRDSIPYKVIGGVNFYARREIKDLLAYLKTIDNGRDDLAVRRIVNVPKRGIGLTSINRVQEYASSRECSFYDALRAVDLIPNIGRGQAKLESFVAMIEHFKNDVQDMSVSELMEEVIKETGYIDALIHECESEEATSRIENIDELRNKIAAYEENCETQNEASTLSGFLEDVALVADIDSLDESTDYVVLMTLHSAKGLEFPHVYLAGMEDGLFPSYMTITADDPAELEEERRLCYVGITRAEKDLTLTCARKRMVHGETQYKKMSRFLKEIPLELLETGPSTKKEKKEESEPVRVKTSFMQAKEAFKTKAFTAPKPVQQFGTPKGGKLPYGVGDRVKHIKFGEGTVTAITEGGRDYEVTVDFDGPGTKKMFAAFARLQKV
- a CDS encoding DUF3783 domain-containing protein; the protein is MRSIMLCYNLKGTKKGRKIGMLGSFLGFRVKYVEKEEYSKTIGVLTGLKEEVAEEASVEETSGTDNAKNEEMTDFEEEMIVMLLADNQTLDKLLFQMRKEKVQIPLKAIVTAKNQNWTSTALYKEVKREHESMTKAEQAGKKKEE
- a CDS encoding ABC transporter ATP-binding protein produces the protein MPGPGRQPRGMKSQVKNPGELFLRLMKYVLKDYKFHCISVVVLIVVSVLCNVQGTMFMKNLIDEYITPFLLSDNPNFTPLAHAIAKVAAFYALGVLATFGYNRLMVNVTQGTLRNLRNDLFSHMEKLPIKYFDTHAHGDIMSVYTNDIDTLRQMISQSMPQLLNSGITIVSVFISMLILSIPLTVVTMVMVGIMVFCSKKSAGQSGAYFAKQQKDLGTVNGYIEEMMNGQKVVKVFCHEEENMQNFKKLNDELYISADRANTFANFLGPINAQIGNISYVICAIVGGVLALGKVGGFTLGGLASFLTFNKSFSMPINQISMQMNAIVMAMAGADRIFRLMDEKEELDEGYVTLVNAKEEDGKLTECEERTERWAWKHTHQNDGSVDYVEVKGEVVFNGVDFGYNDEKIVLHGIKLYAKPGQKIAFVGSTGAGKTTITNLINRFYDIQDGKIRYDGININKIKKADLRRSLGIVLQDTHLFTGTVRDNIRFGKLDATDEEIVAAAKLANADSFIRRLPDGYDTMLTGDGANLSQGQRQLLAIARAAIADPPVLILDEATSSIDTRTERIVQDGMDKLMHGRTTFVIAHRLSTVRNSDCIMVLEQGRIIERGTHDELIEEKGRYYQLYTGNAISA
- a CDS encoding ABC transporter ATP-binding protein, whose product is MIKTLAKQIKEFKAASIATPLFMILEVLMEMIIPFLMASIIDKGVNAGDIQHIYKVGGIMVVAAAIGLFAGMMGGRYGAKASAGFARNLREAMFNNIQTFSFANIDKFSTAGLVTRMTTDVTNIQNAYQMILRMFTRAPASMICAMVMAFTINARLACIYLVAVIILGILLFLIMSHATKYFQQAFPKYDDLNESVQENVSAIRVVKAYVREEQETSKLRRASENIYNIFVKAETNLVFNAPMMQTAVYTCILLVSWFGAKMIASNSLTTGELMSLLTYCMNILMSLMMLSMVFIMITMSMASAKRISEVLNETSDLKNPEHPFMKVEDGSIEFRHVDFAYKKDSDEPVLEDIDLKIRSGETIGIIGGTGSAKTSLVNLISRLYDVTKGEVLVGGKNVKDYDMEVLRNQVSVVLQNNVLFSGTILDNLRWGDKEATLEECRHACELACADEFIDRFPKGYETYIEQGGSNVSGGQKQRLCIARALLKKPKVLILDDSTSAVDTATDAKIRRAFREEIPDTTKLIIAQRISSVQDADRIIVMEDGKVNGFGTHEELLEQNDIYREVYESQTSGGDFDEKEGE